One Glandiceps talaboti chromosome 2, keGlaTala1.1, whole genome shotgun sequence genomic region harbors:
- the LOC144452349 gene encoding uncharacterized protein LOC144452349, whose translation MPNEAATTVAQVMYRNSGEDVSMDSKQRSLDSEDVVPVDQQSEESVNYTCDPTSVPNESRAHTDSDSDGESSSGSTSAGARRGVPPHLIKVPSELLPYPSSVFSGVRHLHGRQMRPFTNSYTATREMLSYAAGLGASGLHPYAALSIGFPSLTTLPPGMTPGLAPHLMTLATEAAKMISPTQSLHLSHKKRKHAHISPSSSSPNVDKGASGDTLLGTHVCDEGMDSTDVVIPPVSSSTLVSSSPSISTTNSSNIPDFLHVTNSCDGRGKKRRSLPDELKDGAYWERRRKNNEAAKRSRDARKAKEEDVAIRAALLEQENYRLRVEVAALKEETARLRCLLYNS comes from the coding sequence ATGCCAAACGAAGCTGCTACAACGGTGGCTCAGGTCATGTACCGAAACTCTGGTGAGGACGTAAGCATGGATTCAAAACAACGATCACTTGACTCGGAGGATGTCGTCCCTGTCGATCAACAGTCAGAAGAGTCCGTCAATTATACGTGCGATCCCACTTCAGTACCCAATGAGTCGCGGGCCCACACTGACTCCGATTCAGATGGGGAATCGTCGAGTGGTTCTACGAGCGCGGGTGCACGTCGTGGTGTTCCGCCTCACCTAATCAAAGTACCGTCGGAACTTTTACCGTACCCTTCCTCAGTTTTCAGTGGAGTTCGTCATCTACATGGTAGGCAGATGCGACCTTTCACTAACAGTTACACTGCCACTCGCGAGATGCTCTCGTACGCTGCTGGATTAGGAGCATCGGGGCTTCATCCGTACGCAGCACTGTCAATAGGGTTTCCTTCTCTGACAACGTTGCCACCGGGGATGACCCCGGGGTTAGCACCTCATCTTATGACACTAGCCACCGAAGCTGCTAAGATGATATCACCAACACAATCACTTCATCTGTCTCACAAAAAGAGAAAGCATGCACATATATCACCGAGTTCAAGTTCGCCAAATGTAGACAAGGGGGCATCTGGCGACACACTTTTAGGGACACATGTTTGTGATGAAGGTATGGACAGTACAGATGTAGTGATTCCCCCTGTCTCTTCTTCTACACTTGTGTCTTCGTCTCCTTCAATATCTACGACGAACTCGTCCAACATACCTGATTTTCTACACGTGACGAATTCGTGTGACGGGCGGGGAAAGAAACGAAGGTCGCTACCTGATGAATTGAAAGACGGTGCGTACTGGGAACGCAGGAGAAAAAATAACGAAGCTGCCAAGCGGTCGAGGGATGCCAGAAAGGCCAAAGAAGAAGATGTAGCTATACGTGCTGCACTCCTCGAACAGGAAAATTATCGACTACGAGTAGAAGTAGCAGCTCTGAAGGAGGAAACGGCCAGACTTCGTTGTTTGTTGTATAACAGCTAA